In Nissabacter sp. SGAir0207, the genomic stretch GCCCTGATCGCCATAGTAACCGGTGGCGGAGCCGGAGATGAAAATGGCTGGCGGCGCGCTGCTGGCACGGATCAACGTGGCCAACCGCTCAGTAAGCTGCCAGCGGCTGTCACACAGGCGGCGCTTCTGCGCCTCGCTCCAGCGCCGGTCGGCGATCGGCTCGCCAGCCAGGTTGATTACGGCGTCGATGCCATCCAGCGTCGGCTGGCCGTCGAGCGACGCCCAGTAGGTGACGCCCTCGCCCAACAGGCTGCGGGCGCGCGCAACATTGCGCGTCACTACCGTCACCTGGTGGCGGGCCTGGAGTTGCGCGGTCAGGTGGCGGCCAATCAGGCCGGTTGCGCCGGTAATGAGCACTCGCATGGTGGGCTTCCTGTGGGATGTGGGCTTTTCTCAAGCATAGGCCATCCGACGCCGGGAGCGTAGGCAGGAGGCGGTGATTTTCACTGGAATCAAGGCGGTGGGGGGAGAGCGGCCCCCGCGCGGGGGCCGCGGGCGGTCACTTCTCCGCCAGCTTATAGGCCTTGATGGTGGCCGGTCGCAGGTTGATGCGCTCAAACCAGTTGCGCACCGCCGGGAACTGCGCCAGATCGATGCGCTGGCGCTCGTGGGAAACCACCCACGGGAAGGTGGCGATGTCCGCGATGCTGTAGTGGTCGCCAGCCAGCCACGGCTTCTTCTCCAACTGGGTATTCAGCACGCCATACAGGCGGCGGGTTTCGTTCTGGTAACGCTCAATCGCATAGGGCACCGGCTGCGGCGCGTAATGGGTGAAGTGGTGGTTCTGGCCGAGCATCGGCCCAAAACCGCCCACCTGCCAGAACAGCCACTGGAGCGTGGCGCTGCGCTCGCGCAGCTCCTGACTCAGCAGCTTGCCGCTCTTCTCCGCCAAATAGAGCAGGATGGCGCCGGACTCAAACACGCTGACCGGCAGGCCGCCGTCCACCGGCTGGTGGTCAACGATGGCCGGGATCTTGTTGTTCGGCGAGATGGCGAGAAAGGCAGGGTTAAATTGATCACCGGCACTGATGTCAATCGGATGGAGTCGGTAGGGCATCCCCGCTTCTTCCAGAAAGAGGGTGATTTTATGTCCGTTCGGGGTGGGTGCGTAATACAGGTCAATCATAGTGCCTCCTGCGTTGGGTGATCTGTAAGTCATTACACGGACGGGCATACGGCGCCGGCCCGCCATCCAAACTACCGGGCTAGGATAACAGCTAAGAATAGCAGGCAATGCGGGAATAATCCGGCTTTGCCAGCGCCCAGCGGACGACGCCGCGCTTGATGAAGGCAGGGCGTGGCGGATAAACTCCCTCGGCCAGGGCCACCGCCCGGCAGGCGAGGGATTTTGGCACCCGGTCACCCTAATGTACCGGTGCATTGTCCGCTTGCGTGGGAGAGAGCGGGTGGTCTATGGTCATAGTCACCCTTCTGCCATTTGTTTCAGAACGCCGCGCCAACGTGGTTGGCCGCTGTCAGTGCAAAACATAATAACCCTAACCGCGCGGATCTCGCGCCCAGAAAGAAGGTTTCAGAGGATGGATCAAGGTCAGACCGCAGACACTGAAGAGTGGGTGGACATCGTTAACGAGCAGAATGAAGTGATTGCTCAGTCCAGTCGTCAACAGATGCGCGCGCAACGGCTGCGCCATCGTGCCACCTATATCGTGGTGCATGATGGGATGGGCAAAATTCTGGTACAGCGCCGCACTGACAGCAAAGACTACTTCCCTGGCTGGCTGGATGCCACCGCCGGTGGGGTGGTGCAGCGCGGCGAGAATGTGCTCGACTCCGCCCGCCGTGAGGCGGAGGAGGAGCTGGGCATTGCCGGGGTGCCGTTCGCCGAGCATGGGATGTTCTATTTTGAGGATGAGCACTGCCGCGTCTGGGGCGGGCTGTTTAGCTG encodes the following:
- the yfcG gene encoding GSH-dependent disulfide bond oxidoreductase — its product is MIDLYYAPTPNGHKITLFLEEAGMPYRLHPIDISAGDQFNPAFLAISPNNKIPAIVDHQPVDGGLPVSVFESGAILLYLAEKSGKLLSQELRERSATLQWLFWQVGGFGPMLGQNHHFTHYAPQPVPYAIERYQNETRRLYGVLNTQLEKKPWLAGDHYSIADIATFPWVVSHERQRIDLAQFPAVRNWFERINLRPATIKAYKLAEK
- the yfcD gene encoding NUDIX hydrolase YfcD, with the protein product MDQGQTADTEEWVDIVNEQNEVIAQSSRQQMRAQRLRHRATYIVVHDGMGKILVQRRTDSKDYFPGWLDATAGGVVQRGENVLDSARREAEEELGIAGVPFAEHGMFYFEDEHCRVWGGLFSCVSHGPFALQESEVAEVNWMLPEEITARCDEFTPDSLKALSLWLSRNNQQEYGRPLVREETRRTNDAAAAGSDDAPAA